The following proteins are encoded in a genomic region of Dermatophagoides farinae isolate YC_2012a chromosome 8, ASM2471394v1, whole genome shotgun sequence:
- the LOC124496150 gene encoding chloride intracellular channel exl-1 produces MMKPLIIYVKQSYSLLRGGFNLQQTTPFVSCESLATIIDLNNNELQQQNYEQPLKPSLLCACPISIEILMLLSLKQLPFDVKLCNANKMLPEELCYRMIHQLPVLIDPNNGHQILEYRMDIVDYIERKYPTKTFEFNFSFDNHCNDNQHQLNWKLITVIHMVNRRFYHYIQQQTRSPSRFMLNDLAAIRQQLINGLGELNRVLTLFGTRYAMTDEQPTMIDCHMMPRLHQIRVILKQMDGIEIPNGLRCLWQYLNETYEWNIFRRWCPSDQEIQIHWLLKMNNSSQRQFRMKLMQLIRSSPTYSFDCPVYENQVTKL; encoded by the coding sequence atgatgaaaccaTTGATAATCTATGTAAAACAAAGTTATTCATTATTACGCGGTGGCTTTAATCTACAGCAAACAACACCATTTGTATCATGCGAGTCATTAGcaacaattattgatttgaataataatgaattacaacaacaaaactatGAACAACCTTTaaaaccatcattattatgtgcCTGTCCAATTTCAATAGAAATATTAATGCTTTTATCGTTGAAACAATTACCGTTTGATGTAAAACTTTGTAATGCAAATAAAATGTTACCAGAAGAATTATGCTATAGAATGATACATCAATTACCGGTACTGATTGATCCAAACAATGGTCATCAGATTTTAGAATATCGTATGGATATTGTTGATTACATTGAACGAAAATATCCGaccaaaacatttgaatttaatttttcattcgataatcattgcaatgataatcaacatcaactGAATTGGAAGTTAATCACCGTAATACATATGGTTAATCGAAgattttatcattacatacaacaacaaacaagatCACCATCACGATTTATGTTGAATGATTTAGCAGCGATTCGTCAACAACTAATTAATGGTTTAGGTGAATTGAATCGCGTTTTAACACTGTTTGGCACTAGATATGCCATGACCGATGAACAACCGACGATGATTGATTGTCATATGATGCCACGTTTACATCAGATACGTGtgatattgaaacaaatggaTGGCATCGAAATACCAAACGGTTTACGGTGTTTGTGGCAATATCTTAACGAAACATATGAATGGAATATATTTCGTCGATGGTGTCCAAGTGATCAAGAAATCCAAATCCATTggttattgaaaatgaataattcgTCTCAGCGACagtttcgaatgaaattaatgCAATTAATTCGTTCCTCGCCTACATATAGTTTTGATTGTCCAGTGTATGAAAATCAAGTGACCAAGCTATGA